The Myxococcales bacterium genome contains the following window.
TTAAAAAATACTACTTTATGTTCAACGATGTAAAGAGAAGACGAGGCGCCCTCGTTCCGCGATTGAACGTATGACCTGCCATGGCGAGTGACCACTGAAAAGCCGCTTGCCGGAGCACGGCCATGAACCCTGCGCGGACTCGGGTTCAAGACCGTGGCACCCAGGAAATTCTCAATCATGGTGACGGATGTTCATGGGCCAGGGAAACCACCTTGATGAGCCACTTCTTTTTCCCGCGAAGCGCAGGAGAAAGTGGATCACTTTTCGACCATCGCTCGATCAATTCAGGCAATAATCGGCGCCGATTTCCAGACAGGTCGCCTCTGGCAGGAAGTGCGTGGCGAGCAGGTGCGCCGCGTCGTAAAGCACGGCGCAACCGTCGGCGCATTCCTCCTCCGAGTAAGCGTCCCAGCAGTACGTGCCGACCTGCGCTTCGGCTTGAAAACAGCAAACGCAAGCGTGATCCGTCGGCGGCGAAGCGTCGTCGTCGGCCGGGGAAGCGTCGTCGTCGCCGGAATCGTCGTCCTCGTCGTTGCAGGCGGGAAAAAACAGCAGCGCCGCGAGGCAAGCCCCGAAAAACAAACAGGCCAGCGGCGGCAATAAGTGCTTCATGCCCAATTTCCCTAGTGCGGCGCCGATCAATTCTTCTGAACCAACTCGCCGTAAATATGGCCGACAAACGCCTCGGATTCGAGGCGCAATACGTGGTGCGGCGGGTTTTTATCGACCCACAAAAAAAGCTGGCGTACTTTTTCGACATCGGAGCCCTGGACATTGCCGGTCGATCGGAGGATGCGCGGTTGCACCTTCCAGGTATCGAATTCGCCCAGGCCGATTTTGATCCGTTCCTCGCCGATGACCCGGTAGGTCAGATCGTGGCGGCGTTTGCCGTCGAACGCCTTGAGGTTGTACTGCTGGCCGATCGACAGCGGCGAACGGCGCAGAAAGAGAATGGCGCTGAGCGGATCGTAGTGATCGAGCGGCGCGTCCTTGGGCGACAACGCCTTGCGGGTGTTTTTGATGATGCGGGTGCGGGAGCCGATCAGCAGATTGGCGGTCGGATCGCGGCGGATCTCGGTGTCGAGAAAGAAACTGGCTTCGCGCTGCTCGAAGAAGAACCGCTGGCAGGCGAGCTTGTCGGCGGTGGTTTCGACCGAAATTTTATCGCGCACCCGCCAGATCCAGTCGAGCTTGGGCTTGCCTTGAATCTGCACGACCGCCTTGTAGCCGGGCACGCCGGCCACCGTCGCCGGGTCGATGGCGATCGTCGCGGTGGCCGCGCTGATATTCTGCCAGCCGAATTCGTAGACCAGGCGTTCGGTCCCGAAATCCGCCGCCGGCGAGCCGGCGGCCCACGCCAGCAGAGCGATCAGCGGCAACAGGGCGATCCGCCACCCGCACTTCATGGTTTGGGTTCCTCCTGGCTGGTGAGCCGGCTGAGCAGTTCGTAATGTTCGCGGGTCCATTGCACCCACTGGTTGTTCTGCCCGAGATCGGCCGCGAGCTGCAGATTGCGGCGATAGGCGGTCAGCGCCTTGTCGAGCACGGGGTACAATTTTTTCTCGAGCTTTTCGCGGTAACCCGCCCGTTCGTCGGCGGGCAGATCGCGCGGCTCGGGCACCGCCAGCACCGCGCGGTAGAATTCCTCGAAGCCCAGGCCGATCTTGTAAAGCGCCGCCGTGATCCACAGCGGTTCGTAGGTCCGCACCGCCTGCGTGTAATAATCGCGCGCCGCGATCAGATATTCCGCCTTTTCCCGCAAATCCAACGCCAGCGCGGCTTCCTCGCCGCCCAGCGCGACCGCGGCGAAGCGCCGGTAATAAATCTCGCCCATGATGAAGTAGCCTTCGGCATAGGCCGCCCGCGCGTGGACGATGCCGCGCTGCAGGTTGCGGTCGTTTTCCGGCAAGGCCATTTCGAGATGATGTTCGGCCAGCACCTCGTCGCCGGCGTAGTAGGCCGCAATGCCCAGCCGCGCCCGCGCCTCGTTGAAAATCAGCGGTGACACGCCGAATTGGCTGAGGATGCTTTCGAATTCCTTTTCGGCCTCGGCGTACCGTTCCAACTTGACCAGACAGACACCGGCCCGCATGCGGACTTCCTCGATCAGCACGCCGCGCCCGGGCGGGTTGGGAAATTCCCGGTAAACCCGCAGGGCCTTTTCCCATTGGCCGGTCTGCTCGTTGACCAGCCCGAGGTTGTAGCGCGCCAGCGGCGCCACTTCGCTGTCGGGGTATTCCTTGAGGATTTTGTTGTAATTGAGGGTCGCCTTTTCCCACTCGGCGCCGACGTAGGCCTTGTCCCCGCGGTCGAACAATTCGTAGGCATCGTAAATGTCGCGATTCCGGCCCGTCGGGTCGCCGACGATGGTGGTCGGCGGCAGCACCAGCGTCGCGCCGATTCGCGT
Protein-coding sequences here:
- a CDS encoding DUF3108 domain-containing protein, yielding MKCGWRIALLPLIALLAWAAGSPAADFGTERLVYEFGWQNISAATATIAIDPATVAGVPGYKAVVQIQGKPKLDWIWRVRDKISVETTADKLACQRFFFEQREASFFLDTEIRRDPTANLLIGSRTRIIKNTRKALSPKDAPLDHYDPLSAILFLRRSPLSIGQQYNLKAFDGKRRHDLTYRVIGEERIKIGLGEFDTWKVQPRILRSTGNVQGSDVEKVRQLFLWVDKNPPHHVLRLESEAFVGHIYGELVQKN
- a CDS encoding tetratricopeptide repeat protein, whose protein sequence is MTSRTAAAERVGWILLALAIGLLCGPLGCASTRIGATLVLPPTTIVGDPTGRNRDIYDAYELFDRGDKAYVGAEWEKATLNYNKILKEYPDSEVAPLARYNLGLVNEQTGQWEKALRVYREFPNPPGRGVLIEEVRMRAGVCLVKLERYAEAEKEFESILSQFGVSPLIFNEARARLGIAAYYAGDEVLAEHHLEMALPENDRNLQRGIVHARAAYAEGYFIMGEIYYRRFAAVALGGEEAALALDLREKAEYLIAARDYYTQAVRTYEPLWITAALYKIGLGFEEFYRAVLAVPEPRDLPADERAGYREKLEKKLYPVLDKALTAYRRNLQLAADLGQNNQWVQWTREHYELLSRLTSQEEPKP